One genomic segment of Clavelina lepadiformis chromosome 3, kaClaLepa1.1, whole genome shotgun sequence includes these proteins:
- the LOC143449772 gene encoding uncharacterized protein LOC143449772 isoform X1 — MDAMIENVRNSLEVGVRKMLTVAPKKTSLMSHTDKNKTVSKIFGVSLIDLCEQEKSNVPFIVKDICTFIQDKYLSCVGIFRISPPAHQKTKLLEAFERNSEAYLDKASVTVNADVDGHTAANILKHFFRQLPEPLIPDKILQLSRELKCVSDENFAANIRTAMESWPAAHRTTLQYLLCFLQGVMRNVENRMTVTGLAVVFGPNVFKISGEIPETLENISVANQTFERLLLMSDIISDKLKDDQGYLNMTSPSSKPSRVAPPVPRQARPLPAPPVPKHAIDDIQVKTMLAPPSVPMRSKSLERSYESPVSYDDSSTTESCNADDQLSDDYNDLSSSDGSLSPNNQSIDETIRHVVRKRLFHADSSGSSCLDEGNDDSAMTLLPSLTVGRAKGPQNRRKPTKFGRTSKNDFNTILEFEEETTRPVPMPRKTVNVSTTFATVSTGSAIASSSIIDSSLSTSTSIPVSTVTASTTIVTTPDSGCLTAEEEVPQRIPQVEPEMPIFIPKLNLQDALSEDNLGDDTDRVPPLDLSEVTQHDEVVQPIVTPEKLQKMTPTKGKKKRKKGHKSSPSHTKDHQRVHSEPIVIPEPTVNIKVEEDVSTIDSSPNGSPSRWRDAWSTDEESQPASVTMVNGMHRDMRYIPDEDNIEVAPSSPNAHHSRHHHPHYHHRHHHHHHHNNHMSRLKLSNNLNNDDESYDAIYVSLQEIVDSLDLNRKEHSRPEDLTLMTRDQIRIEKVAMQRELLKYESRHGRPTNKKEKEIMRGIYDRYRMVKRLMADTYSPPIHTSLRHHNDVEEDYDVTDKHFNEEEFLVTQTMTSSLPSSSNFKRFEIFEGHGDSNDHISAGLGVMELRKQQKQAKGERKRLRRKLRDFEREIEQQHGRSVIQADRVVMSTEYNDYRDLKAKLRLLDALIEKHNAQNRSL, encoded by the exons ATGGACGCCATGATAGAAAATGTGCGTAACTCTTTAGAAGTCGGCGTGAGAAAAATGCTCACAGTTGCACCGAAGAAGACCTCTTTGATGTCGCATactgacaaaaacaaaacagtttcAAAG ATTTTTGGTGTGTCACTCATAGACTTATGTGAGCAAGAGAAAAGTAATGTGCCTTTTATTGTGAAGGATATTTGCACATTTATTCAAGACAAATACCTCAGCTGTGTGGGAATTTTTCG AATATCGCCCCCAGCACACCAGAAAACAAAGTTGCTCGAGGCTTTTGAGCGAAATTCAGAAGCTTATTTAGACAAAGCCAGCGTTACTGTTAATGCTGATGTTGATGGTCACACCGctgcaaacattttgaagcATTTCTTTCGGCAGCTTCCTGAACCACTTATCCCAGATAAAATTCTTCAATTATCAAGAGAATTAAAATGTGTGTCCGACGAGaattttgcagcaaatatCAG aACTGCCATGGAATCATGGCCAGCAGCACATCGTACAACATTGCAGtatttgctttgctttttGCAAGGAGTTATGCGCAATGTTGAAAATCGCATGACTGTTACTGGGTTAGCTGTTGTTTTTGGCCcaaacgttttcaaaatatcTGGAGAAATCCCAGAAACCTTGGAAAATATCAGCGTTGCAAACCAGACATTTGAAAg aTTGCTTTTAATGAGCGACATCATATCCGATAAACTGAAAGACGACCAGGGATAtctcaatatgacgtcaccaagTTCTAAACCATCAAGAGTTGCACCCCCGGTTCCCAGGCAAGCGCGTCCCCTACCTGCTCCCCCTGTACCAAAGCATGCCATTGATGACATACAAGTTAAAACTATGCTTGCCCCTCCAAGCGTGCCTATGCGTTCTAAATCGTTAGAACGTTCCTATGAGTCTCCGGTTTCATACGATGACTCATCCACTACTGAGAGTTGCAACGCCGATGATCAACTGTCAG ATGATTATAATGACCTGTCTTCGAGTGACGGCTCTTTATCGCCAAACAATCAGAGCATTGATGAGACGATCCGGCATGTTGTCAGAAAACGCTTGTTTCATGCTGACTCATCAGGAAGTTCGTGTTTGGATGAAGGCAATGATGACTCGGCAATGACACTGCTTCCTTCACTCACAGTTGGCAGAGCTAAAGGTCCACAGAACAGGAGAAAACCGACCAAGTTTGGAAG aacaagtaaaaatgatttcaatacCATACTTGAGTTTGAAGAGGAAACAACACGTCCAGTGCCAATGCCACGAAAAACTGTCAATGTTTCGACAACATTCGCCACTGTATCAACAGGTTCTGCGATTGCAAGTTCGTCAATCATAGACTCGAGTTTATCCACCTCTACATCAATCCCTGTTTCTACGGTTACTGCATCCACAACCATTGTTACTACTCCGGACTCTGGCTGTCTAACAGCTGAAGAGGAAGTTCCACAAAGGATACCTCAAGTCGAACCGGAGATGCCCATTTTCATTCCGAAACTTAACTTACAAGATGCGCTCAGTGAGGACAATCTCGGAGATGACACGGACAGGGTGCCACCTCTTGACCTTTCTGAGGTCACTCAGCATGATGAGGTCGTCCAGCCTATTGTGACCCcagaaaaactgcaaaagaTGACCCCaacaaaaggaaaaaagaAGAGAAAGAAAGGCCACAAATCAAGCCCATCCCAT ACGAAAGATCATCAAAGGGTTCACTCTGAACCTATTGTTATCCCTGAACCCACGGTGAATATAAAAGTTGAAGAAGATGTCTCCACAATCGATTCATCACCTAATGGGAGCCCCTCCAG GTGGAGGGATGCATGGTCCACGGATGAAGAGTCGCAACCTGCATCCGTAACGATGGTTAATGGGATGCACAGAGACATGAGAT ATATCCCCGATGAGGACAACATCGAAGTTGCTCCATCATCACCCAACGCCCACCACTCTCGACACCATCACCCCCACTACCACCATagacatcatcatcatcatcaccaTAACAACCACATGTCCAGGCTGAAACTAAGTAACAACCTCAACAATGATGACGAAAGCTATGACGCGATCTACGTCAGTCTTCAGGAAATCGTGGACTCGCTTGACCTCAATAGAAAAGAACATT CTCGTCCTGAAGATCTGACTCTAATGACCAGAGATCAGATTCGAATCGAGAAAGTGGCGATGCAACGTGAATTGTTGAAATATGAGAGTCGGCACGGTCGTCCAACCAACAAGAAAGAAAAGGAAATCATGCGAGGGATTTACGACCGATACAG aatGGTGAAAAGATTAATGGCGGATACCTACTCGCCCCCTATCCACACGTCACTACGACATCACAACGACGTCGAAGAAGATTATGACGTTACcgataaacattttaatgaaGAGGAGTTCCTTGTCACGCAGACCATGACGTCATCCCTTCCGTCTTCGAGTAACTTCAAAAGATTCGAAATTTTCGAAGGCCATGGCGACTCGAA TGACCACATTTCCGCCGGCCTGGGCGTTATGGAATTACGTAAGCAACAGAAGCAGGCCAAAGGCGAACGCAAGAGACTTCGTAGAAAGCTGAGGGACTTTGAAAGAGAG ATCGAGCAGCAGCATGGAAGGAGCGTGATACAAGCCGATCGCGTGGTTATGTCGACCGAGTATAACGACTATCGGGATTTGAAGGCAAAATTGCGACTGTTGGACGCTTTAATTGAAAAACACAACGCGCAAAACAGATCCTTGTAA
- the LOC143449778 gene encoding rhodanese domain-containing protein CG4456-like yields the protein MNSAIASSLEARAESCNIPLDEFSDIVNSGDLPIIDVREHDEVKVVRVDAKKFVNIPVKQFEVTLRMDEEAFMSRYHIPKPKFTDQMVLICRSGRRSKIAIEIARAHNYSNVRHYDEGTNGWVKVYPHRTVSVPTAE from the exons ATGAACTCTGCAATTGCCAGCAGTCTAGAAGCTCGCGC AGAATCTTGCAACATTCCACTTGATGAATTCAGTGACATTGTGAACTCCGGTGACCTTCCGATTATTGACGTCAGAGAGCATGACGAGGTCAAGGTCGTTAGGGTGGACGCGAAGAAGTTTGTTAATATACCGGTCAAGCAGTTTG AGGTGACGTTAAGAATGGACGAAGAAGCTTTCATGTCAAGATACCACATTCCCAAACCAAAATTTACCGACCAGATGGTATTGATTTGCAGGTCTGGTCGTCGGAGCAAAATTGCCATTGAAATCGCCAGAGCGCACAACTACAGCAA TGTCCGCCATTACGACGAAGGCACAAACGGTTGGGTGAAAGTTTATCCGCATCGAACCGTGTCTGTACCTACAGCAGAATGA
- the LOC143449772 gene encoding uncharacterized protein LOC143449772 isoform X2, translating into MTLMTYQPFNLGLFKISPPAHQKTKLLEAFERNSEAYLDKASVTVNADVDGHTAANILKHFFRQLPEPLIPDKILQLSRELKCVSDENFAANIRTAMESWPAAHRTTLQYLLCFLQGVMRNVENRMTVTGLAVVFGPNVFKISGEIPETLENISVANQTFERLLLMSDIISDKLKDDQGYLNMTSPSSKPSRVAPPVPRQARPLPAPPVPKHAIDDIQVKTMLAPPSVPMRSKSLERSYESPVSYDDSSTTESCNADDQLSDDYNDLSSSDGSLSPNNQSIDETIRHVVRKRLFHADSSGSSCLDEGNDDSAMTLLPSLTVGRAKGPQNRRKPTKFGRTSKNDFNTILEFEEETTRPVPMPRKTVNVSTTFATVSTGSAIASSSIIDSSLSTSTSIPVSTVTASTTIVTTPDSGCLTAEEEVPQRIPQVEPEMPIFIPKLNLQDALSEDNLGDDTDRVPPLDLSEVTQHDEVVQPIVTPEKLQKMTPTKGKKKRKKGHKSSPSHTKDHQRVHSEPIVIPEPTVNIKVEEDVSTIDSSPNGSPSRWRDAWSTDEESQPASVTMVNGMHRDMRYIPDEDNIEVAPSSPNAHHSRHHHPHYHHRHHHHHHHNNHMSRLKLSNNLNNDDESYDAIYVSLQEIVDSLDLNRKEHSRPEDLTLMTRDQIRIEKVAMQRELLKYESRHGRPTNKKEKEIMRGIYDRYRMVKRLMADTYSPPIHTSLRHHNDVEEDYDVTDKHFNEEEFLVTQTMTSSLPSSSNFKRFEIFEGHGDSNDHISAGLGVMELRKQQKQAKGERKRLRRKLRDFEREIEQQHGRSVIQADRVVMSTEYNDYRDLKAKLRLLDALIEKHNAQNRSL; encoded by the exons ATGACTTTGATGACTTACCAACCTTTCAACCTGGGCTTATTTAA AATATCGCCCCCAGCACACCAGAAAACAAAGTTGCTCGAGGCTTTTGAGCGAAATTCAGAAGCTTATTTAGACAAAGCCAGCGTTACTGTTAATGCTGATGTTGATGGTCACACCGctgcaaacattttgaagcATTTCTTTCGGCAGCTTCCTGAACCACTTATCCCAGATAAAATTCTTCAATTATCAAGAGAATTAAAATGTGTGTCCGACGAGaattttgcagcaaatatCAG aACTGCCATGGAATCATGGCCAGCAGCACATCGTACAACATTGCAGtatttgctttgctttttGCAAGGAGTTATGCGCAATGTTGAAAATCGCATGACTGTTACTGGGTTAGCTGTTGTTTTTGGCCcaaacgttttcaaaatatcTGGAGAAATCCCAGAAACCTTGGAAAATATCAGCGTTGCAAACCAGACATTTGAAAg aTTGCTTTTAATGAGCGACATCATATCCGATAAACTGAAAGACGACCAGGGATAtctcaatatgacgtcaccaagTTCTAAACCATCAAGAGTTGCACCCCCGGTTCCCAGGCAAGCGCGTCCCCTACCTGCTCCCCCTGTACCAAAGCATGCCATTGATGACATACAAGTTAAAACTATGCTTGCCCCTCCAAGCGTGCCTATGCGTTCTAAATCGTTAGAACGTTCCTATGAGTCTCCGGTTTCATACGATGACTCATCCACTACTGAGAGTTGCAACGCCGATGATCAACTGTCAG ATGATTATAATGACCTGTCTTCGAGTGACGGCTCTTTATCGCCAAACAATCAGAGCATTGATGAGACGATCCGGCATGTTGTCAGAAAACGCTTGTTTCATGCTGACTCATCAGGAAGTTCGTGTTTGGATGAAGGCAATGATGACTCGGCAATGACACTGCTTCCTTCACTCACAGTTGGCAGAGCTAAAGGTCCACAGAACAGGAGAAAACCGACCAAGTTTGGAAG aacaagtaaaaatgatttcaatacCATACTTGAGTTTGAAGAGGAAACAACACGTCCAGTGCCAATGCCACGAAAAACTGTCAATGTTTCGACAACATTCGCCACTGTATCAACAGGTTCTGCGATTGCAAGTTCGTCAATCATAGACTCGAGTTTATCCACCTCTACATCAATCCCTGTTTCTACGGTTACTGCATCCACAACCATTGTTACTACTCCGGACTCTGGCTGTCTAACAGCTGAAGAGGAAGTTCCACAAAGGATACCTCAAGTCGAACCGGAGATGCCCATTTTCATTCCGAAACTTAACTTACAAGATGCGCTCAGTGAGGACAATCTCGGAGATGACACGGACAGGGTGCCACCTCTTGACCTTTCTGAGGTCACTCAGCATGATGAGGTCGTCCAGCCTATTGTGACCCcagaaaaactgcaaaagaTGACCCCaacaaaaggaaaaaagaAGAGAAAGAAAGGCCACAAATCAAGCCCATCCCAT ACGAAAGATCATCAAAGGGTTCACTCTGAACCTATTGTTATCCCTGAACCCACGGTGAATATAAAAGTTGAAGAAGATGTCTCCACAATCGATTCATCACCTAATGGGAGCCCCTCCAG GTGGAGGGATGCATGGTCCACGGATGAAGAGTCGCAACCTGCATCCGTAACGATGGTTAATGGGATGCACAGAGACATGAGAT ATATCCCCGATGAGGACAACATCGAAGTTGCTCCATCATCACCCAACGCCCACCACTCTCGACACCATCACCCCCACTACCACCATagacatcatcatcatcatcaccaTAACAACCACATGTCCAGGCTGAAACTAAGTAACAACCTCAACAATGATGACGAAAGCTATGACGCGATCTACGTCAGTCTTCAGGAAATCGTGGACTCGCTTGACCTCAATAGAAAAGAACATT CTCGTCCTGAAGATCTGACTCTAATGACCAGAGATCAGATTCGAATCGAGAAAGTGGCGATGCAACGTGAATTGTTGAAATATGAGAGTCGGCACGGTCGTCCAACCAACAAGAAAGAAAAGGAAATCATGCGAGGGATTTACGACCGATACAG aatGGTGAAAAGATTAATGGCGGATACCTACTCGCCCCCTATCCACACGTCACTACGACATCACAACGACGTCGAAGAAGATTATGACGTTACcgataaacattttaatgaaGAGGAGTTCCTTGTCACGCAGACCATGACGTCATCCCTTCCGTCTTCGAGTAACTTCAAAAGATTCGAAATTTTCGAAGGCCATGGCGACTCGAA TGACCACATTTCCGCCGGCCTGGGCGTTATGGAATTACGTAAGCAACAGAAGCAGGCCAAAGGCGAACGCAAGAGACTTCGTAGAAAGCTGAGGGACTTTGAAAGAGAG ATCGAGCAGCAGCATGGAAGGAGCGTGATACAAGCCGATCGCGTGGTTATGTCGACCGAGTATAACGACTATCGGGATTTGAAGGCAAAATTGCGACTGTTGGACGCTTTAATTGAAAAACACAACGCGCAAAACAGATCCTTGTAA